The following coding sequences are from one Impatiens glandulifera unplaced genomic scaffold, dImpGla2.1, whole genome shotgun sequence window:
- the LOC124918043 gene encoding probable indole-3-pyruvate monooxygenase YUCCA9, with product MFSFSGKENDHLFSRRCVLVNGPVIVGAGPSGLAVGACLREQGVPFVVVERADCIASLWQKRTYDRLKLHLPKQFCQLPKHPFPDHFPEYPTKKQFIDYLESYANKFDIKPQFNESVQSAKYDEACRLWRVKSVSNLDGSEVEYICQWLVVATGENAECVVPEIDGLKEFNGEVLHASQYKSGQRFSGKKVLVVGCGNSGMEVSLDLCNHNAEPSMVVRSSVHVLPREILGRSTIELATLMLAWLPLWLVDKIVLLFSWMIFGNMEKYGLKRPKMGPLELKQTANGKTPVLDIGALDKIRSGEVKVVPGIKRFASGGGSVHLVDGRTLEIDAVVLATGYRSNVPYWLHETEFFTKDGFPNTPFPNGWKGKAGLYAVGFTRKGLAGVSIDALKISHDIAKVWKQDLQQKKHKAPRLRRCISQF from the exons atgtttagttTTTCCGGAAAAGAAAATGATCATCTCTTCTCCCGCCGCTGCGTTTTGGTTAACGGTCCGGTAATTGTCGGTGCCGGCCCTTCAGGCCTTGCCGTCGGTGCCTGCCTTAGGGAACAGGGCGTCCCGTTTGTGGTCGTTGAAAGAGCTGATTGTATAGCTTCTCTCTGGCAAAAGAGGACTTATGATCGTCTTAAGCTTCATCTCCCTAAACAATTCTGCCAACTCCCCAAACACCCATTTCCCGATCACTTCCCGGAATATCCCACCAAGAAACAGTTCATCGATTACCTCGAATCCTACGCAAACAAGTTCGACATCAAACCGCAGTTCAACGAGTCCGTTCAGTCCGCCAAGTACGACGAGGCCTGCCGTCTATGGCGCGTCAAGAGCGTCTCCAATTTGGACGGGTCGGAGGTGGAGTACATATGTCAGTGGCTGGTGGTGGCCACCGGCGAGAATGCAGAGTGCGTCGTGCCGGAGATTGACGGTTTGAAGGAATTTAACGGCGAAGTCCTCCACGCATCTCAGTATAAATCCGGCCAAAGATTCTCAGGGAAGAAAGTACTCGTTGTCGGTTGCGGCAATTCGGGAATGGAAGTCTCTCTGGATCTCTGTAACCACAATGCAGAGCCGTCAATGGTGGTTCGCAGCTCG GTTCACGTATTGCCAAGGGAAATATTGGGAAGATCGACCATAGAGTTGGCCACCCTGATGCTGGCGTGGTTGCCTCTGTGGCTAGTGGACAAGATCGTGCTCTTGTTTTCATGGATGATATTTGGAAACATGGAGAAATACGGGCTCAAGAGGCCAAAAATGGGTCCCTTAGAGCTGAAGCAGACCGCCAACGGGAAGACGCCCGTCCTAGACATTGGCGCTCTCGACAAGATCAGATCCGGAGAAGTTAAGGTTGTTCCAGGAATCAAAAGGTTTGCATCGGGAGGAGGATCCGTGCATCTCGTCGACGGTCGAACGCTAGAGATCGATGCGGTCGTTCTTGCAACTGGGTACCGTAGCAACGTCCCATACTGGCTTCACGAAACAGAGTTTTTCACAAAAGACGGATTCCCAAACACTCCGTTCCCAAATGGGTGGAAAGGAAAGGCCGGTCTTTATGCAGTTGGGTTCACTAGAAAGGGTCTGGCTGGTGTATCCATAGATGCATTGAAGATCTCTCACGACATTGCCAAAGTTTGGAAACAAGATTTGCAGCAGAAGAAACACAAAGCTCCTCGACTTAGACGATGCATTTCACAAttctaa